The following nucleotide sequence is from Prosthecobacter sp..
CCAGGTGCGTGACATGGATTTTTGCTACGGCACGAGTCCGGCGCTCTTTGACATCAACCTGAAGGTCAAATACCACCGCGTCACCGCGCTCATCGGCCCGTCCGGCTGTGGCAAAAGCACGCTGCTGCGCTGCATCAACCGCATGAACGACCGCGTGCCCAGCGCTCGCGTCACGAAGGGCGAGGTGCTGGTGAAAGGCAAAAACATCCACGACGCAGATGTCGATCTCACGCAATTGCGCAAGCAGGTCGGCATGGTCTTTCAGAAGTCGAATCCGTTCCCCAAGAGCATCTACGAGAACGTCGCTTACGGCCTGCGCATCCACGGCGAGAAGAACAAAAACGTGCTCGATGAGGCCGTCGAACGCTCGCTGCGTCACGCCGCGCTGTGGGAAGAATTGAAGGATCGCCTCAGCGCCAACGCCCTCGCCCTCTCCGGAGGCCAGCAGCAGCGCCTATGCATCGCCCGCGCCATCGCCACGCTGCCGGATGTCCTGCTGATGGACGAGCCCTGCTCCGCGCTCGATCCCATCTCGACGCTGAAAATCGAGGAGCTGATGCACCAGCTCGCCAGCGAGTTCACCGTCGTCATCGTCACACACAACATGCAGCAGGCCGTGCGTGTGTCCGATTACACCGCCTTCCTCCACCTCGGCAAGCTCGTCGAGTTCGCCCCCACCGAGGAACTCTTCACCAATCCCCGCGAAAAGCTGACGGAGGCCTATCTCCGCGGCACCTTCAGTTGAAATGGCCGCCGCAACTCCAGCCCCAAGCACCGAAGAGCCGCTCATCCAGGTGGAGAAGTTCAACTATGCTTATGGCGACCACCAAGTGCTATTCGACGTCGATTTGAACATGCACAGCAAAGACGTGATGGCGCTCATCGGCCCGTCCGGCTGCGGCAAGAGCACGTTGATCCGTTCGATCAATCGCATCAACGACCTCGTCGAGTCCGCCCGCGTCGTCAGTGGCAGCATCAAGATCGACGGCGTCGATTTGTATGCGCCCAACGTCGATGTCATCAACTTGCGCCGCAACGTGGGCATGGTGTTCCAGAAGTACAATCCCTTCCCGCGCTCCATCTTCGAAAACGCCGTCTATGGCCTGCGTGTCGCCGGCATCAAGGATCGCCACGACCTCGAAGAAGCCGCCGAACGCAGCCTCAAGTCCGCCGCGCTGTGGGATGAGGTCAAAGACCGTCTCCATGAGATGGCCACCGGCCTTTCCGGCGGCCAGCAGCAGCGTTTGTGCATCGCCCGCGCCATCGCCTTGCAGCCGCGCATCCTGCTCATGGACGAGCCCTGCGCCGCGCTCGACCCCATCGCCACCGCGCGCATTGAGGAGCTGATCCTGCAACTGCGCGGCCAGTACACTTTCGTCATCGTCACGCACAACATGGAGCAGGCCAAGCGCATCGCCGACCGCACCGCGTTCTTTTACAAAGGCAAGCTGATCGAGGAGGACGATACGATGACGATCTTCCATCATCCCAACGATCCTCTGACCGAGGCATACATCACCGGGCGGTTGACTTGATCGGATAGTCCCAGCCTTTGGGGGCTGGAGCGGTTGAAAAAGTCGTTTTATGCCCCACCTTGGGCGCCCATGAACCTCCGCCCGCTCATCTTCCTCGCCCTTTCCGCCGTCGCTGCCCACGCTGGCGTGGAAGTGGACATGGATGAATTTGGGAAAAGCCTTGGTGGCTGGAAGAAAGAGGACGGCAAGGCGGCGGAGTACAAGTTTTCCGAAAGCGA
It contains:
- the pstB gene encoding phosphate ABC transporter ATP-binding protein PstB, with translation MAAATPAPSTEEPLIQVEKFNYAYGDHQVLFDVDLNMHSKDVMALIGPSGCGKSTLIRSINRINDLVESARVVSGSIKIDGVDLYAPNVDVINLRRNVGMVFQKYNPFPRSIFENAVYGLRVAGIKDRHDLEEAAERSLKSAALWDEVKDRLHEMATGLSGGQQQRLCIARAIALQPRILLMDEPCAALDPIATARIEELILQLRGQYTFVIVTHNMEQAKRIADRTAFFYKGKLIEEDDTMTIFHHPNDPLTEAYITGRLT
- the pstB gene encoding phosphate ABC transporter ATP-binding protein PstB — protein: MSADSTAQTTPPPVVQVRDMDFCYGTSPALFDINLKVKYHRVTALIGPSGCGKSTLLRCINRMNDRVPSARVTKGEVLVKGKNIHDADVDLTQLRKQVGMVFQKSNPFPKSIYENVAYGLRIHGEKNKNVLDEAVERSLRHAALWEELKDRLSANALALSGGQQQRLCIARAIATLPDVLLMDEPCSALDPISTLKIEELMHQLASEFTVVIVTHNMQQAVRVSDYTAFLHLGKLVEFAPTEELFTNPREKLTEAYLRGTFS